In Agromyces sp. Leaf222, the genomic window CTCCCGGCCAGCCAGCGCGGGGGATGCGTGAGCGGGCCGACGTCTGCGAGCATGGCCGACATGGACCGCACCACACGCGTGCTCACGGTCGCGATCATCGTCTCGTTCATCGCGTTCCTCGACGGCGCCGTCATCAACGTCGCCCTCCCGTCGATCGCCGATGAACTCGGCGGCGGTCTCGCGCTGCAGCAGTGGGCGGTCGACGCGTACCTGCTGACGCTCGGGTCGCTGATCCTGCTCGCGGGCTCGCTCTCGGACTCGTTCGGGCGACTGCGGATCATCCGCATCGGACTCTGGGGATTCGCGGCGACCTCGGTGCTCTGCGCGATCGCCCCGACGGGGGAGTTCCTCGTCATCTCGCGTGCGCTGCAGGGTGCCGCCGGCGCACTGCTCGTTCCGAGTTCGCTCGCCCTGATCATCGCGACGTTCGCGCCCGCCGACCAGGGGCGGGCGATCGGCCGCTGGACCGCATGGACGACCGCGGCGTTCCTCGTCGGGCCGCTGCTCGGCGGGGTGCTCGTCGATCTCGCCTCGTGGCGCCTCGTGTTCTGGATCAACGTGGTGCCGATCGCCGTCGCCCTCATCCTGGCCCGCCCACTCGGCCGCGACGCGCCTCGCACCGAGCCCGTTCACATCGACTGGCTCGGCGCCGGGCTCGGCATCGTCGGCCTCGGCGGCACCGTGTTCGCGCTCATCGAGCAGGGCCGCTACGGCTGGACGTCGCCCGTGGTCGCCGTGCCGCTCGTGGTCGGACTCGTCGCGCTCGTGCTGTTCGTGCTGCAGGAGCGCCGCTCGCCGCATCCGATGCTCCCGCTCGAGCTCTTCAACCGCCGCAACTTCGCAGCGGGCAACCTCGCGACCGTGTTCATCTACGCCGCGTTCTCGCTCGGACCGTTCGCGATGACGATCTTCCTGCAGCAATCCGGCGGGTTCAGCGCCACCATGGCCGGCCTCGCGACGTTGCCGCCGACGATCATGCTCGTGCTGCTGGGCGCACGGTTCGGCGAGCTGTCGAGCCGGTTCGGGCCTCGCGTGTTCATGACCGCCGGACCGATCATCGTCGGAGGCGGATACCTGCTGACCCTCGCGGTGCAGGACGAGCTCGTCTACTGGTGGCAGTTCCTGCCCGGCATCCTCGTGATCGGGCTCGGCATGGCGATGACCGTCGCACCGCTGACCTCGACGATCCTCGGCGCCGTCGACCCGATCCACGCGGGCATCGGGTCGGCCGTGAACAACGCGGTCGCCCGCATCGCCGGCCTCGTCGCGATCGCGAGCATCAGTGTCATCGCCGGGTCGCAACTGGATGTCTCGGGGTACCGTCGCACGGCCGCGGCGGTCGCCGTGATGCTCGTGATCGGCGGGCTGGTGTCGTGGTTCGGCATCCGGAACCCACGGGTCGAACCCGTCGCTGACGCCGTGCCGCCGCGTCTCGCGTAGCCGGCCGCTGCGACGTCCCGTCCGTCATGTGGGCGGGCGGCGTCGCAGGGCCTCGTATGATTCGGGGATGAGCCGCTCCGCGAGCGGCCAGGCAACCCGACCCGATGGAGGCACCACCATGGCCGAGAAGCCCGAACTCGATCGCGTCGATCGTGCACTGCTCCAGGCGCTCTCGACCAATGCCCGGGCATCGGGCGCCGCCCTCGCGGCCGAGGTGGGCGTCGCCGAGTCGACCGTGTCGCTGCGCCTGCGCCGTCTGCAGAGCCTCGGCACGGTGCGCGGATACCGCGTGGAGGTCGACCTGGCCTCGCTCGGCGTCTCGCTGCAGGCCCTGATCGCGATCCGGCTCGTCAAGCACGATCGCGCCGAGATCGACGCGTTCCGCCAGCAGGTGCCGCACCTTCCCGGTGTGTTGTCGGTGTACCACATGGCCGGTGCAGAGGACTACCTGCTGCACGTCGCCGCCCGCGACGCCGAGGAGCTGCGCGAGTTCGTGCTCGCGCATCTGACCGGCCACCCCGCCGTCGCGCACACCGAGACGAACCTCATCTTCGAGCACGTCGACGGCGACGGCTGGAACAAGCTCGTCGGCTGAGCACTCGAGTCGGCGGTCGTCGATGTCGACGCTTCGGTGTCGACGACGTCGAGCGCCCTCGCCCGAGGCCCCGCTGGGCGGTTCGGCGCTCCGAAATGCTGTCAATCCCGCGGAATCGCGGCGATCGCGCCCCACGGGCCGATAGCGTGAACGACGGCCGCGACGCGGCCGCGCGATGGCGCGGGACCCGGGTGCCTCGACCGTCCGCGCGTGCCCTGCCGTCGCACCAGAAGACGAGGAGCGCCCGCATGACCCAGGAGACGCCGCACGGCTCGCCGTCCGACCGCACCCGGTGGCGGCGCTACCTCGCTGCTGAGCGTGCCGAGGCCGCCGTGTACCGGGAACTCGCCGCCCGCCGCGAGGGCGAGGAGCGCGCGATCCTGCTCGCACTCGCCGCAGCCGAGGGCCGCCACGAGGCGCACTGGCTCGCGCTCCTCGGCGGCGACGACGCCGGCGTGCCGCGCGCCGACCTGCGCACCCGTCTGCTCGCCTCGCTGGCCCGCCGATTCGGGTCCATCTTCGTGCTCGCCCTCGCGCAGCGCGCCGAAGCCCGTTCGCCGTACGCGACCGACCCCGACGCGACGCCGGCGATGGCGGCCGACGAACGCATCCACGGCGAGGTCGTGCGCGGCCTCGCCGCCCGAGGTCGCCGCCGGCTCGCCGGCACGTTCCGCGCAGCCGTCTTCGGAGCGAACGACGGCCTCGTCTCGAACCTCGCACTCGTGCTGGGCATCGGCGCGACGGGCGTCGCCCCCGGTGTCGTGCTCTTCACGGGCATCGCCGGTCTCCTCGCCGGCGCCCTCTCGATGGGGGCCGGCGAATACGTCTCGGTGCGTTCGCAGCGGGAGCTGCTCGAGGCATCCGCCCCCGACCCGACGGCGCGCGAGGCGCTGCCGCACCTCGACGTCGATGCCAACGAGCTGGCGCTCGTCTACCGCGCCCGCGGCATGCAGGAGCAGGAGGCGATCGAGCACGCGGCACTCGTGGTCGCCCGGGTGCAGGCGGTCGAGGACGCGCACACCCCGACCGACGCGCTGTCGGTCGTCGAGCACGACGACGAGGCCGTCGGAACCGGCCTCGCCGCGGCGCTCTCGAGCTTCTGCTTCTTCGCCTCCGGCGCGCTCATCCCGGTGCTGCCGTACCTCTTCGGCATGACCGGGCTCGCCGCGATCGTCACGGCCACGGTGCTCGTGAGCATCGCGCTGCTCGCGACCGGCGCGACCGTCGGCCTCCTCTCGGGGGCCTCGCCGTTCAAGCGGGCGGTCCGCCAACTCGCGATCGGCCTCGGCGCCGCCGCCGTCACCTACGTGCTGGGCCTCGCGTTCGGCACCTCCATCGCCTAGGAGACGCATGACCCGCCCCGTCGCCCTCATCACCGGAGCCGGCCGCCGCAACACGATCGCCTGGGCGATCGCGACCGCGCTCGCGATCGACGGCTGGGACATCGCCTTCAGCCACTTCGGCGACTACGACCGTCGGATGCCGCTCGGGGGCGACCCCGAGCGCGATCCCGCCGCGCTCGAGGAGCAGCTGCGCGAGCTCGGCGCACGGGCGATCGCGCTCGACGCCGACCTCGCGGAACCCGAGGTGCCTGCGCGACTCGTCGCCGCGGCATCCGAAGCGCTCGGCCCGGCGCGCGCCCTCGTGCTCTCGCACGCGCAGAGCGTCGACTCCGGAATCCTCGACACCTCGGTCGACAGCTTCGACCGGCACTTCGCCGTGAACACGCGCGGCTCATGGCTGCTCCTGAAGGCGTTCGCCGAGCAGGTGCCCGAGGGCGGTGGCCGGGTCGTGGCGCTCACGAGCGACCACGTCGTCGGCAACGTGCCGTACGGCGCCTCCAAGGGCGCGCTCGACCGCATCGTGATCGCGGCGGCCCGTGAGCTCGCGCCGCTCGGCATCACCGCGAACCTCGTGAACCCCGGCCCGGTCGACACCGGCTGGATGGACGACGCGACCCGAGCCGCGATCCTCGCGCAGCAGCCGAGCGGTCGGCTCGGCACGCCCGACGACGCCGCGCGCCTGGTGCGGTTCCTCGTCTCCGAGGACGGACGCTGGGTGACCGGGCAGCTCATCCACAGCGACGGCGGCTTCTCGGTCTGACGTGCTCCTCGGCAGCGCAGGGCTGTCAGCTCAGCGAGGCCGCGCCTCGGCGGGCGGAGGTCTCAGGCGAGCGGAGGTCTCAGGCCGGCGCCGTGACGAAGTCGATGAGCTCCTCAACGCGCGCCAGCAGCGCCGGCTCGAGGTCGCCGTACCCGCGCACCTGTGCGAGGATCCGCTGCCACGCCCGTGCGATGTCGGCCTGCTCGTCGTGCGGCCAGCCGAAGGCCTCGCACACGCCGTGCTTCCACTCGGTTCCGCGCGGGATCACCGGCCAGGCCTCGCGCCCGACGCGAGCGGGCTTCACGGCCTGCCACACGTCGATGTACGGATGCCCGACGACGAGGACGTTCGCTCCGTGCGGCCCGCGCCTGACGGCGTCGGCGATGCGCTGCTCCTTCGACCCGGGCACGAGGTGGTCGACGAGGATGCCGGCGCGCCGGCCGGGCCCGGGCTTGAAGTCGTCGAGCTGCTCGGCGAGCACGTCGACGCCCTCGAGGTACTCGACCACGACGCCCTCGATGCGGAGGTCGGCGCCCCAGACCTTCTCGACGAGCTCGGCGTCGTGCCGGCCCTCGACGAAGATGCGGCTCGGCAGGGCGACCTTCGCGGGCGCGTGCTCGACCGCGAACGAGCCCGATGCGGTGCGCAGGCGCCCGGCGGGAGCCTTCGGCTTGGGGCGCACGAGCTGCACGGCCTCGCCGTCGACGAGGAACCCGTGCCCCAGCGGGAACATCCTGGTCTTGCCGAAGCGGTCCTCGAGGGTCACGTGCTGCGCGTTCACGGCGACCACGGCGCCGCAGAACCCGTCGGCGGCGAGTTCGACGACGAGGTCGCGTTCGGCTTCGACGGTGGGGATCACGCGTCGTCCGCGCGCCTTCCAGTCGCCGGCGAGCACGTCGTCGCCGTAGCGGTCCGGTCCGTTCTGGGCATGGGTCGAGGTCGGCACCGGACGAGGCTAACGGAAGTCGCGCGAACGCAGCGGCGCCGACACGGTGAGCCGTTCGAACCGGTCGGCGACGAGGTTCACGACGCCCTGCTCGGACCGTTCGAGCATGCCCCGCACGATCATCGCCGGAGCCTCCCTCGCCACCCTGCGATACCGCTGCCACACGCCGACCCCGGCGATCACGTTGACCGTGCCGGACTCGTCTTCGAGGTTCATGAACGTGATGCCGCTCGCGGTCGCCGGCCGCTGCCGATGCGTCACCACCCCCGCGACCTCGATGCGGCGACCGTTCTCGGCGGCGACCAGGCGGTCGACCCGGACCACCCCGCGTTCGTCGAGGCGCGCGCGCACGTGCCGCATCGGGTGGTCGTCGGGGGAGATGCCCGTGGCCCACAGATCGTACACGACCTGCTCGGCGGGGGAGAGGATCGGCAGCAGCGGCGGCTGCACCACGACCACCGAGCCCGCGAGGAACTCCTCGCGGTCCTGCGCGGCCTCTCCGGCGAGCCAGAGCGCCTGGCGACGCCCGAGACGGAAGCCCGCGAACGCGCCCGCCGCGGCGAGCGCCTCGAGCTGTTCAGCCGAGAGCCCGGCTCGGCGAGAGACCTCCGCCATGTCCCGGTACGGGCCCCTCGCCTCGCGCTCCGCGACGATGCGCTCGGCGACCTCGAGGCCGATCGAGGAGACGTCGGCGAGCCCGAGGCGCACCGCGAACGCGCCGTCGCGGCGGTGCTCCGCCGAGCGGTCGGGTGCCTCTCGCACGAACTTCTCGACGGGCGGCTGCACGGGGTCTGCGCATGAGGGCATGCCGGTCGGCTCGCGGCATCCGTCGTCAGATGCCCCAGTGGCGCCGGGAACCCCTGAACCGCCGGACACGCTCGCACCGCCCAGCAGCGGCTCGAGCCCGGCATGCACTCCCGACCGCAGGATGTCGGGCCGGCGCACCTCGACGCCGTGTCGCCGGGCGTCGCCGGTGAGCGTCTGGGGCGAGTAGAAGCCCATGGGCTGGGCGCGCAGCAGCGCCGCGAGGAAGGCGGCGGGGTGGTGCAGCTTCAGCCACGAGCTCGCGTAGACGAGCAGGCCGAAGCTCAGGGCATGGCTCTCGGCGAAGCCGAAGTTCGCGAACGCCTCGATCTTGGCGTAGATGGAGTCGGCCACCTCGGGTTCGATGCCGTTCTCGGCCATGCCCGCGTAGAGCTTCGTGCGCAGGCGGTCGATCTTCTCGACGCCGCGCTTGGAGCCCATGGCCCTGCGCAGCAGGTCGGCATCGGCCGCGCTGCAGTTGCCGACCGCGACGGCCATCTGCATGAGCTGCTCCTGGAAGAGCGGCACCCCGAGGGTGCGTTCGAGCACCGGCTTCAGCTTGGGGTGCAGGTAGGTGACCTTCTCCTCGCCCGTTCGGCGACGGATGTACGGGTGCACCGCACCGCCCTGCACCGGGCCGGGGCGGATCAGCGCGATCTCGACGACGAGGTCGTAGAAGCACCGGGGTTGCAGGCGGGGGAGCGTGCCCATCTGCGCCCGGGATTCGACCTGGAACACGCCGATCGAGTCGGCGCGGCAGAGCATGTCGTAGACCGCGGCCTCTTCTTTGGGAATGGTCGCGAGCTCCCACGTCTCGCCCGTGTGCTCGCGCACGAGGTCGAACGTGTACTGCAGCGCGGCGAGCATGCCGAGTCCGAGCAGGTCGAACTTCACGAGGCCCATCCAGGCGCAGTCGTCCTTGTCCCACTGGAGCACCGTGCGCTGCTCCTTGCGGGCATGCTCGATGGGACACACCTCGCCGACCGGTCGGTCGGTGAGGACCATGCCGCCCGAGTGGATGCCGAGGTGCCTCGGAAAGCTCAGCAGCTGCGAGGCGAGGTCGACCACCGGGGCGGGGATGTCGTGGTCGGAGGTGTCGACGACCGCGCCCCACCGCTCGACCTGTCGGCTCCAGGCGTCCTGCTGGCCGGTCGAGAAGCCGAGCGCCTTGGCCATGTCGCGCACCGCCGCCTTCGGACGGTAACTGATGACGTTCGCGACCTGAGCGGCGTTCATGCGCCCGTACTTCCCGTAGACGTACTGGATGATCTCCTCACGCCGGTCGGAGTCGAAGTCCACGTCGATGTCGGGCTCCTCATCGCGCAGCGCCGAGAGGAATCGCTCGAACGGCAGGTCGTAGAAGATCGAGTCGACCGCGGTGATGCGCAGCACGTAGCAGACCGCCGAGTTCGCCGCCGATCCGCGCCCCTGGCACAAGATGCCCCGCCGCCGGGCCTCATGCACCAGGTCGTGCACGATGAGGAAGTAGCCCGGGAAGTCCTTCTGTTCGATCACGTCGAGCTCGCGCGCGAGGCGCTCGCGCACGTGGTCAGGCACGCCGGGGTAGAGCTCGGCGGCACCTCGCCAGGTGAGCTCGCGCAGCCAGCTCATGGGCGTGTGCCCCTCCGGCACCTTCTGCTTCGGCAGGCGGGGCCTGGCGCTCCGCAGCGTGAACCCGAGCTCGGCCGCGAGCGTCGCCGACCGCGCGACCGC contains:
- a CDS encoding MFS transporter, with the protein product MDRTTRVLTVAIIVSFIAFLDGAVINVALPSIADELGGGLALQQWAVDAYLLTLGSLILLAGSLSDSFGRLRIIRIGLWGFAATSVLCAIAPTGEFLVISRALQGAAGALLVPSSLALIIATFAPADQGRAIGRWTAWTTAAFLVGPLLGGVLVDLASWRLVFWINVVPIAVALILARPLGRDAPRTEPVHIDWLGAGLGIVGLGGTVFALIEQGRYGWTSPVVAVPLVVGLVALVLFVLQERRSPHPMLPLELFNRRNFAAGNLATVFIYAAFSLGPFAMTIFLQQSGGFSATMAGLATLPPTIMLVLLGARFGELSSRFGPRVFMTAGPIIVGGGYLLTLAVQDELVYWWQFLPGILVIGLGMAMTVAPLTSTILGAVDPIHAGIGSAVNNAVARIAGLVAIASISVIAGSQLDVSGYRRTAAAVAVMLVIGGLVSWFGIRNPRVEPVADAVPPRLA
- a CDS encoding Lrp/AsnC family transcriptional regulator, which translates into the protein MSRSASGQATRPDGGTTMAEKPELDRVDRALLQALSTNARASGAALAAEVGVAESTVSLRLRRLQSLGTVRGYRVEVDLASLGVSLQALIAIRLVKHDRAEIDAFRQQVPHLPGVLSVYHMAGAEDYLLHVAARDAEELREFVLAHLTGHPAVAHTETNLIFEHVDGDGWNKLVG
- a CDS encoding VIT1/CCC1 family protein; translation: MTQETPHGSPSDRTRWRRYLAAERAEAAVYRELAARREGEERAILLALAAAEGRHEAHWLALLGGDDAGVPRADLRTRLLASLARRFGSIFVLALAQRAEARSPYATDPDATPAMAADERIHGEVVRGLAARGRRRLAGTFRAAVFGANDGLVSNLALVLGIGATGVAPGVVLFTGIAGLLAGALSMGAGEYVSVRSQRELLEASAPDPTAREALPHLDVDANELALVYRARGMQEQEAIEHAALVVARVQAVEDAHTPTDALSVVEHDDEAVGTGLAAALSSFCFFASGALIPVLPYLFGMTGLAAIVTATVLVSIALLATGATVGLLSGASPFKRAVRQLAIGLGAAAVTYVLGLAFGTSIA
- a CDS encoding SDR family oxidoreductase, producing the protein MTRPVALITGAGRRNTIAWAIATALAIDGWDIAFSHFGDYDRRMPLGGDPERDPAALEEQLRELGARAIALDADLAEPEVPARLVAAASEALGPARALVLSHAQSVDSGILDTSVDSFDRHFAVNTRGSWLLLKAFAEQVPEGGGRVVALTSDHVVGNVPYGASKGALDRIVIAAARELAPLGITANLVNPGPVDTGWMDDATRAAILAQQPSGRLGTPDDAARLVRFLVSEDGRWVTGQLIHSDGGFSV
- a CDS encoding DUF3097 domain-containing protein; the encoded protein is MPTSTHAQNGPDRYGDDVLAGDWKARGRRVIPTVEAERDLVVELAADGFCGAVVAVNAQHVTLEDRFGKTRMFPLGHGFLVDGEAVQLVRPKPKAPAGRLRTASGSFAVEHAPAKVALPSRIFVEGRHDAELVEKVWGADLRIEGVVVEYLEGVDVLAEQLDDFKPGPGRRAGILVDHLVPGSKEQRIADAVRRGPHGANVLVVGHPYIDVWQAVKPARVGREAWPVIPRGTEWKHGVCEAFGWPHDEQADIARAWQRILAQVRGYGDLEPALLARVEELIDFVTAPA
- a CDS encoding error-prone DNA polymerase, yielding MGWNNPGIPWSELERKLSDRRRPGAPTLIADGGDGPAFSRKRHPYRPSEGLEAPSGPVVPYAELHAHSTYSFLDGASSPEQLVEEAHRLGLTGLALTDHDGFYGVVRFAEAAESFPELETVFGAELSLGLTEPQMGAADPEGEHLLVLARQQEGYHRLASAITEGQLAGGEKGRPVYSLESLAEHSGDEWIIPTGCRKGMVRRALANGGADAAWRELDRLIALFGRDHVVVELFDHGHPLDQQNNDLLAGLAERARLPLLATNAVHYATPGEHRLASALAAVRARRSLDELDGWLPASDGLHLRSGAEMAERFTRYPGAVARSATLAAELGFTLRSARPRLPKQKVPEGHTPMSWLRELTWRGAAELYPGVPDHVRERLARELDVIEQKDFPGYFLIVHDLVHEARRRGILCQGRGSAANSAVCYVLRITAVDSIFYDLPFERFLSALRDEEPDIDVDFDSDRREEIIQYVYGKYGRMNAAQVANVISYRPKAAVRDMAKALGFSTGQQDAWSRQVERWGAVVDTSDHDIPAPVVDLASQLLSFPRHLGIHSGGMVLTDRPVGEVCPIEHARKEQRTVLQWDKDDCAWMGLVKFDLLGLGMLAALQYTFDLVREHTGETWELATIPKEEAAVYDMLCRADSIGVFQVESRAQMGTLPRLQPRCFYDLVVEIALIRPGPVQGGAVHPYIRRRTGEEKVTYLHPKLKPVLERTLGVPLFQEQLMQMAVAVGNCSAADADLLRRAMGSKRGVEKIDRLRTKLYAGMAENGIEPEVADSIYAKIEAFANFGFAESHALSFGLLVYASSWLKLHHPAAFLAALLRAQPMGFYSPQTLTGDARRHGVEVRRPDILRSGVHAGLEPLLGGASVSGGSGVPGATGASDDGCREPTGMPSCADPVQPPVEKFVREAPDRSAEHRRDGAFAVRLGLADVSSIGLEVAERIVAEREARGPYRDMAEVSRRAGLSAEQLEALAAAGAFAGFRLGRRQALWLAGEAAQDREEFLAGSVVVVQPPLLPILSPAEQVVYDLWATGISPDDHPMRHVRARLDERGVVRVDRLVAAENGRRIEVAGVVTHRQRPATASGITFMNLEDESGTVNVIAGVGVWQRYRRVAREAPAMIVRGMLERSEQGVVNLVADRFERLTVSAPLRSRDFR